The Salvia miltiorrhiza cultivar Shanhuang (shh) chromosome 2, IMPLAD_Smil_shh, whole genome shotgun sequence DNA window TTTCATATAAAACCCTTATGCTTTACAATTAAGATGACAtaacaatttatagttttttaaGTAATATATTATGTTTTGACATGTGTCCATTGAGTATTTTTGTACTCAGCCTGTTTTTCCCAAGAACCaaggggcttagcccactggccaccgggtcctcacttaagtgaagtgacccgggttcgatccctcttgggagcgaattggagattggagatataaggtggatttggtgaatggagagataaggtggttcttggagtggatggggggactaattactaacatctaacatgactttgctcgatcaaaaaaaaaaaaaaaaacaagttgTGCTGTGATGGTACCATGCTGAGTAGAGCCTCTTGTTGACTTAGCTAAGACTTAGAACACGAGTTTATGTCTTCATAAATGAAcctaatactcccttcgtcccaattcaataggatatctctctcttctttcactttaaaaataatatcttcatttctctcttctactttttcGCAtatatttaccctaaaaaaagttgctattttattataaactattcatTTCTTAATATCTATGCTTAGGCCTTGTTCTTAATATCTATGCTTAGGCCTTGTGGCCTACTaaattgggacggatggagtatgtcTTTCTGCTGCCAaactttgattatttttatgtatatattttatgaatcACTACGTGTAATGTTTCTTCGTAATTGGTGTTAACTTGGCATAGCCAATAGTCTACAGTACTAGATTTATTCGTacgtcactacaaaaaaatgcgaAAATAGCGGCAAAATTAGCGACGGCGaagccgccgccggcaattaccgacggcacggcggcggcaaaaacggcgacccgccttttgcctattaccggcgcattaccgacggcaaaacaaccgccgctaattagcggcggttgtgccgtcggtaatttaaatatatgttaatttaaatacaaattatttattaccgacggcgttgccgtcgctatttaccggcggcaagagGCCGCTgctaatcaccaccgccggtgacatccggcgatagcacaaccgccgtccggccaaaattaGCGACGACATTTTTCCGCctctaattaccgacggcaaattccaattaccgacggcaaacgccgtcggtaatttttttatttttttttatttttttttattttttttatttattttttattttttttttcatttatcatctaataaattggtcaaagataataatacacaaatattaaaattaaatatatattgaaatacaagtgaaaatttaaacattgattattactaatcaaagattattactaagaattcaagattcctagtaagaaacttataattataacgtaagaatgttaatttgattagtgatccactcatcaatcatcactaatctattattattactaagcattcaagattattagtaataacttataattaaaacttaataatgttaatttgattagtgattcacacatcactcatcactaatgtaagatattacttaagaattcaagattcttagtaggaatcttataattataacttaagagtgttaatttgattagtgattcactcatcaatcatcactactctaatattattgctaagcattcaaaattgttagtgagaaacttataattataacttaataatgttaatttgattaatgatttactcatcactcatcactaatctaagattattactaagaatctaAGAagcttataattataacttaataatgttaatttcattagtgatttactcatcaatcaacactaatctaatattattactaagaattcaagattcttggtaaaaatcttataattataacttaagaatgttaatttgattagtgattcactcatcaatcatcactaatctaatattattactaagaattcaagattcttggtaaaaatcttataattataacttaagaatgttaatttgattagtgattcactcatcaatcatcgctaatctcatattattactaagaattgaagattcttagtaaaaatcttgtaattataacttaagattgttaatttgattagtgattcactcatcaatcatcaatcatcactaatctaatattattactaagaattcaagattcttactagtaagtaacttataattataacttaagaatgttaatttgattagtgattcactcatcaatcaacactaaggttatgaatggtgtataaactagattgataaaaaaaaaaaaatcaaaaattaataataaattaattaataaatattttttcgacataaaaataagaacggaaacgagcccaatccgtaattaacaatattttttgtatatcatctcgacatattctaaggttatgaatatatatgatattgtatattgaagtagactttaaatgaattaatagatactatatatatcaataatacgagtgttctgtactggtgaccattcgaaaagaacttgaaggttaagcgtgcttgacttagagcacaactaagatgggtgaccgactgggaagttcgtctaaattatgcaatactgtataaataccgaaataaattgtggatatacaataaaataaataaataaataaaataaataaataaaataaaataaaataaaaaaaataaattaaaaaatattaccgagggcaaatgccgtcggtaattaccgacggcattttgccctcggtaataccttgaacaactccggcgtgtgcgccaccaccgtccggtggaaattaccgacggtgatctcgccgccgctaattaccgacggcatttgccgtcggtaattttccggcaactctccgccgtttaacggcggtatttaacggcggaaataccggcggcttcgccgccgttaattgccggcggcagccgatcgccgtcggtaatggcgttaccgacgagccggttagcgacggcgagttgccgccggtaacgccgccggtaacctttatcaccggcggccgtgccttattaccgacggcattttgccgccggtaatctccAGTTTTTTTGTAGTGCGTCGGCACGCCGAAATAGAAGAGAGGGAGAAAGCaggaaggggagagagagagagagagagagagagagaggatgaacatagggagaagagagaaaaagaaagcaGAGAAAAGAGCGAGAGAGAAGAAACATGAGCTAATTtcgtaaaaattaaattaagggtaatttgGTCCCTTTAGCTAAAACTTGAttaaaatttattcaaattaagtTAAAAAACAACGGTTGATTTTGAGTTCACTGATTGGACAATTCGCATAATTAATCCTAATtaatatacattttattttattatttagtttCTAACATTCATGGTCTTTATTTGCTAAAAGCCGCAGCAAGAAGGTGAAGACGTAAAATTAAATTGACCCTTTTTTTTCAACAGGGGAAAAAATTGAATTGACTTGGCTGGGGATATAATTAGCTCTCTATCTAGTTTCAATTTTCCAAATAGTACCAAATAAAATTTGTGCAAGTTATTTACTAGTCGAAATTGATGGTCAAATCTAAACGCCCTCAAATAAAAATGCCAACATAAACAccataatagaaataaattgaaGTATGAGATGTTGAAGCAGTCGCATTCATCAACCGCTTATCAATCGTTGAAAATTTCAATTCAAACAATTTCAATTCGTGCGGTCAACATGacaatctcatctcatctcaaagtatatatatatatatatgtaaagaCATCCAACTCTAACAATTCAAACCACAAACATAAACCCAAAAGCATCGCCAAAGAAACTAGCAACTTCATCACCTACCCACTATACAAATCTTTAGAAAggggggaaaaagaaaaagaaaatggcaGCGATGAAATCATCAAGCATAATATTACAATCATCATCAATAAAGATGAGTTCCCATGGAAGAGGAGGAAGTACAAAGGCGGCAATGATCAATCTCCCAAAAAGAGTGACAAAAATAAGTCTCCCACAGCTGAGAGGCAACACTACTAGTTTTGAACAACTCGAAAAGCAGCTGAGCCCTAATGTGGAAGCTCTGATCGAAAAAGACGATGGCGATGCATTAGTGGTAGCTAAGCTTCACGCGATTATGGAACCAGTTGCAGATAGAGTTGAAATGCACAAGAATATTGGAGATCAGAGAAAAGAGTGGAACAGTCTTCTTCTCTCATCTATCAACGCTCTCACTCTCGCCGCCGCCACCATGGCCGGCATCGCCTCCACCAGCCACGGCGATGCCACCGCCATGACCATTTCTTCCACAGCCATGTACGTAGCCACGGGGATGCTTTCCATTGTCAATAAGATCCAACCATCTCAGCTTGCAGAAGAGCAACGCAACGCAACCAGGTTGTTCAAACAGCTCCACACTCAAATCCAAACCATTCTATCTATTGGAAATCCAACTCCCATTCATGTCAACCAAATCATCCAAAAAGTCTTGGCGCTCGACAAGGCCTTTCCGCTCCCTCTCCTCGGCGGCGCCATGCTCGATAAATTCCCGGCCACTCTAGAGCCCGCGGTTTGGTGGCCccaaaatacaacaaaacaCCACCCCAAAACTACAAATCAAGGCTACAACGGCTGGAATGGTAAGCTGGAGGAAGAAATGAGAGAAATAGTAAAGGTGATGAAGCTCAAAGACGAGGAAGATTACTTGAGGTTGGCTGGAAAAGCACTCAACCTCAACAAATTATTAGCCAAGAGCGCTCCTCTACTCACGGCTATGGCCGCCGTTGCCTCTTCGCTGCATTCTCACGGTGGTTGGGCTGCCGCCTTGGCCGTTGGCGGCGGTGCCTTGGCCACCGTCGCAAACTCCTTCGAGCATGGAGGCCAAGTGGGAATGGTGTTTGAGATGTATAGAAGCAATGCCGGATTCTTTAAACTCATGCAAGAATCCATCCAATCCAACTTGGACGAAGATGATTTTGGGCGAAGAGAGAATGGAGAAATGCTGGAAATGAAGGTGGCTTTGCAGTTGGGAAGGAGTTTATCAGACCTCAGAAATCTGGCAAAGGATTCTTCTCTCAAAGGGGAAGCCATTAACGAGTTTGCAAGCAAGCTTTTCTGATATATTTTCATCGTACGTGCCACTCTTGTAAAGTTAACGTAGCTAGTCTTCCCTATTgattagggttaattacgtcTGTTAATATATACCAATTattcttttattcattttcataTACTACCACAAGTTAACTAActatttttcattttgcacaCAAATAAATTCTCCAACTTTTTACTCTTTTCCTGAATTTTCTTACAAATATGAAATCGAAACAACTAACTATTATAAATCAACTAGTATGTATgttcgcccgtgcgatgcacggcgagtaCCGCCAATTGAACgccatatataattaaatataaatatgaaataGAATTATAATATAAGCAAgtgtaaaatattttttaaataataaattaatctacATCAATCACTCGATAAATAACacaaatatgaaaatatatatactttcaATTTATATAAAGTGGAGTCCCTCAAAAAGG harbors:
- the LOC131011215 gene encoding probable F-box protein At4g22030, giving the protein MAAMKSSSIILQSSSIKMSSHGRGGSTKAAMINLPKRVTKISLPQLRGNTTSFEQLEKQLSPNVEALIEKDDGDALVVAKLHAIMEPVADRVEMHKNIGDQRKEWNSLLLSSINALTLAAATMAGIASTSHGDATAMTISSTAMYVATGMLSIVNKIQPSQLAEEQRNATRLFKQLHTQIQTILSIGNPTPIHVNQIIQKVLALDKAFPLPLLGGAMLDKFPATLEPAVWWPQNTTKHHPKTTNQGYNGWNGKLEEEMREIVKVMKLKDEEDYLRLAGKALNLNKLLAKSAPLLTAMAAVASSLHSHGGWAAALAVGGGALATVANSFEHGGQVGMVFEMYRSNAGFFKLMQESIQSNLDEDDFGRRENGEMLEMKVALQLGRSLSDLRNLAKDSSLKGEAINEFASKLF